From the genome of Streptomyces ficellus:
GGCGTCGCCGGGCTGACCGCGGCGCACGAGCTCGCCGAGCGCGGATTCGCCGTCACCGTCTACGAACGGCGGGCGCTCGGCGGCAAGGCCCGCAGCATGGACGTGCCCGGCAGCGCGAGAGGCGGGCGCAGACCGCTGCCCGCCGAGCACGGCTTCCGCTTCATCCCGGGCATCTACCACAACCTGCCCGACACGATGCGCCGCATCCCCTTCCCCGGCAACGCGCGCGGGGTCTTCGACAACCTGGTCGCGCCCGGCGAGATGATGTTCGCCCGCACCGGCCGCGAGGACCTCCGGATGCCCATCCCCTGGCCCGGCCACCGGCCTGAGCGGCTCACCCTCGACGAGATCCGCCGCGCCCTCACCGCGCTCGTCGAGACCGCCACCGGCCTGCCCCTCCACGAGGGCGCGTACTTCGTCAACCGGGCGCTCGTCTTCCTCACCAGCTGCGACGAGCGGCGCGACGAGGTGTGGGAGCACACGCCCTGGTGGGACTTCACCCGGGCGGCACGGATGTCGGAGACGTACCAGCGCATCCTGGCCATCGGCGTCACCCGCAACATCGTGGCCACCAAGGCGGAGGAGGCCAGCACCCGCACGGTCGGCACGCTCGGCGAGGCGTTCGTCTTCAACGCCCTCGGCCGCGGCGCGGACGGCCCGCCGGACCGGATCCTCAACGCCCCCACCAACGAGGCGTGGATCGACCCCTGGGAGGCCCACCTGCGGTCCCTGGGCGTCGAGTTCCGGATCGGCTGGACGCTGCGCGAGGTGCGGTACGGCGACGGCCGGGTCACCGGCGCGGTGGTCGAGGACCCCGGCGGCGCCCGTACGACCGTCACCGCCGACCACTACGTCTGCGCACTGCCGGTCGAGCACGCGCGGCGCACCTGGGGCGCGGCGCTGCGCGCGGCGGACCCGCAGCTGGTGCGGTGCGACCGGCTCCAGACGGACTGGATGACGGGCATCCAGTTCTACCTGACCGAGCGCCCCCCGATGGTGCACGGCCACGTCAACTGCATCGACTCGCCCTGGTCACTGACGGCGATCGCCCAGGCCGAGCACTGGCGGGGCCGCGACTTCCCCGCCGACTACGGCGACGGCACCGCGGTGGACTGCCTGTCCGTGGACATCTCCGAGTGGGACAAGCCGGGGATCCTGTACGGGAAGACCGCCAAGCAGTGCACGCGCGAGCAGGTGGCCCGCGAGGTGTGGGCGCAGCTCAAGGCGGCCCTCAACGACACCGGCCGGACCGTGCTCAAGGACGGCGCCCTGCACTCGTGGTTCCTGGACCCGGGCGTGGACGGCCTCGGCACCCCGAACCCCACCAACGAGGACGAGCTGCTGATCCACCCGGTCGGCACCTTCCACCACCGCCCCTCGGCGGCCACCGCGATCCCCAACTTCTTCCTGGCCGGCGACTACGTGTCGGTCGGCATCGACCTGGCGACGATGGAGGGCGCCAACGCCGCCGCCCGCCAGGCGGTCAACGCGCTGCTGGACCGCACGGGCTCGGACGCGGCACGCTGCGCCGTGAAGCCCCTGTTCCGGGCGCCGGAGATCGAGGCACTGAAGCGGCACGACCGCACCCGCTACCGGCTGGGGCTGCGCAACGCGCTCGACCTGGGCTGACCGCCGGGTGGTCCGTATAGCGTTGCGGCATGAAGCTGACGATTCTGGGCGGTGGCGGGTTCCGCGTGCCGCTGGTCCACCGGGCGCTGCTGGGCGACCACGCCGAGGGCCGGGTCACCCGCGTCACGCTGTACGACGTGGACGCGGGCCGGCTCGCCGCGATCGGCGGGGTGCTCGCCGAGCAGGCCGCGGGCGTACCCGACGCGCCGGAGGTGACGGCGACCACCGATCTCGACGAGGCGCTGCGGGGCGCGGACTTCGCGTTCTCGGCGATCCGGGTCGGGGGCCTCGCGGGGCGGGCGGCCGACGAGCGGGTCGCGCTGGCCGAGGGCGTCCTCGGGCAGGAGACCGTGGGCGCGGGCGGCATCGCGTACGGGCTGCGCACGGTCCCGGTGGCGGTGTCGGTCGCCCGCCGGATCGCGGAGGTCGCCCCGGACGCCTGGGTCATCAACTTCACCAACCCGGCGGGCCTGGTGACCGAGGCCATGTCACGCGTCCTCGGCGACCGGGTGATCGGCATCTGCGACTCGCCCGTGGGGCTCGGGCGGCGGGTGGCGCGGCTGCTGGGCGCCGACCCGGACCGGGCGTTCCTCGACTACGCGGGCCTGAACCACCTGGGCTGGCTGCGCGGGGTGCGGGTGGACGGGCGGGACGAGCTGCCCCGGCTGCTGGCGGACCCGGAGGCGCTGGGCTCCTTCGAGGAGGGCAGGCTGTTCGGGCCCGAGTGGCTGCGGTCGCTGGGCGCGGTGCCCAACGAGTACCTGCACTACTACTACTTCAACCGCGAGGCCGTGCTGGCCTACCGGGAGGCCCGGCGGACCCGGGGCGCCTACCTGCGCGAGCAGCAGGAGGCGTTCTACGGCTCGCCGTCGCTCGCGACCTGGCGGGCCACGCTCGCCGAGCGCGAGGCCACCTACATGGCGGCCAACCGGGAGGCGGCCGGCGCCGGGGAACGGGCCGAGGAGGACCTGGAGCCGGGCGGCTACGAGCAGGTCGCCCTGGCGCTGATGCGGGCCGTCGCCCGGGACGAGCGCACCACGCTGATCCTGAACGTCCGCAACGGGACGACCCTGCCGGTGCTGGACGCGGACGCGGTCGTCGAGGTGCCGTGCGTCGTCGGCGCGGGCGGCGCCCACCCACTGTCGGTGTCGCCGCTGCCGGACCACGCCGTGGGACTGGTGACGGCCGTCAAGGCGGCCGAGCGCGAGGTGCTCGCCGCGGCGGAGAGCGGCTCGCGGCAGGCCGCGGTGAAGGCGTTCGCCCTGCACCCGCTGGTCGACTCGGTGTCGGTGGCGCGGCGGCTGCTGGACGCGTACGTGAACGAGCACCCGGCCCTCGGCTATCTGGCGTAACCGCGTCACCGGTGGCCAACTGCGGTGTCTTTACGGCACGTTGGCCGCACCGTACGCTCCGGCCCCATGGTTGCCCAACGCCTTGGACGAGCCGCCGCGCTGATCGGCGCGGCCTGTCTCCTCACCACCGCGCTGGTGGACACCCCACCGGCCACCGCCGGAGAACGCCCACCGGTCACCGAAGCCGCCACCGTCGTCCCCGTACAGACCACCGGCCCCGCCGACCGGCGGTTCAACCTGGTCCTGCTGGGCGACGGCTACACCGCCGGGCAGCTCCCCGAGTTCCGGGCCGACGTCGACAAGCACCTCAACGTGCTGTGGAGCGTCGAGCCGTTCGCCTCCTACCGCTCGTACGTCAACGTCTGGGCGGTCGAGGTGCCGTCCGCCGAGTCCGGGGTCGACTGCGACCCCGGGCTGGACGCGCCCCGCCGGAACACCCCCCTCGGCATGGCGTTCTGGGGCGGCTGCGACGCGAACAGCGTGCAACGGCTGCTGACCGTCGACAGCGGCGCGGCGAACGCCCTCGCCGACCTCGTGCCCGGCGCGACCGCCGCCAACCGGCAGATCGTCGCCCTCGCCAACAGCGACACCTACGGCGGCGCGGGCGGCACCTACGCCACCGCGTCCGGCGGCAACGCCCTGTCCTCGCTCATCACCCCGCACGAGATCGGCCACTCGCTGGGCAAACTCCAGGACGAGTACGACTACTACGGGCGCGGTGTGCCGGGCGGGACGCACGAGGGCGGCGAACCGCCGTCCGCGCACCACACCGTGCTCACCGAGCAGCAGATGAGGCAGCAGCGCGCCAAGTGGTGGCGGTGGCTCGGCGAGGAGAGCGAGTCGGGCGGTGTCATCGGCCGCCACGAGGGCGGGCTGTACAGCACCAAGGGCGTGTGGCGGCCGAGCCGGCACTCGATCATGAAGACGCTCGGGTACGCCTTCGACCAGGTGGGCCGTGAGGTGATGGTGCGGGCGATCTCGTCGAAGGTGAACCTGGTGCAGGGGCACACTCCGAACGCCGCACCGGTCGGCGCCGACCGCACGGTGTGGGTGGAGACCCTGCACCCGGTGGGCGGCGAGCTGGACGTGGCCTGGCGGCTGGACGGGCGGCCCGTACGGTCGGCGGCCGGCGCCCGCACGATCGACCTGCGACGGCTCGACGTGCCGCGCGGCCGGCACACGCTGACCGCGACGGTCACCGACCCGACGCCCTTCGTGCGGGACCCGGCGGTCCGCGCGTCGGCGGCACTGACGCGTACGGTCACCTGGACCGTGGACACGTCGGTGGTGACCGGGCCGGACTCCGTGGCGGCCGCGTTCACCGGGCACACCGCCACCGACACGCCCGTCGGCGCCCGCTCGGTGGTGTACGCCGACACCACCCACCCCGCCGACCGGACCCTCGCCGTCCACTGGCGCCTGGACGGCCGGCGCGTGGCGAACCCGGGCAACGACCGCGACCTCGACCTGTCCGCCCTGCGGCTGCGCCCCGGCCGCACGCACACGCTGACCGCCCGGATCGCGGGCACCGATCGTGAGCTGCGCTGGACCGTCGACGCGACGGCCGCCTCCGCCTCCTACGAGCTGTCGGAGCCGCTGCGCACGGTGCACCGCCCCGGGCGGCCGGTGGAGTACGTGTACGACGGCCCGTTCACCATGCGGCTGACGGCGCGCGACGACCAGGACGGCTACGTGGTCAGCCAGTTCCGGGTGAACGGCGACGGCTGGTACACGTACTACGGCTGGCCGACCGACGCGGACGCGCCGTTCCGGTTCACCCCGGGCGGCACGGAGATCGACGGCCTGGTCTACGGCAAGCTGGGCACCCCGCGCGTGGTGCCCTGGGACGACGCCACACCGGAGTACGGCACGCACACCGTCGAGTACCGGACGATCGACGCGGCCGGGAACACCGGCCCGGCGAAGAGGTTCCTCGTCACGCTGGTGCGCCCGGCGGGCCGCTAGGTCGTGTCCGTAAAGCCTCGGCCACGGCCCGCGGTCGCTACGGCTTGCGGGCCACGCCGGCGTACCCGGGGATCGGGGCGTCGCCGGCGACCGGGACGACCTCGCCGAGCTCCGGGTGCCAGTCCGCCGTGAGCGAGACACCGGGCTCGGCGAGCTCCAGGCCGTCGAAGAAACGGGTGAACTCCTCGCGGGTGCGCGGCCGCAGGGTCAGGCCGCGCTGCTTGTACATGGCGCGCGCCTTCTCCGCGTTCTCGGGGTCGAAGTCGCCGGTGACGTGCGACAGCACGAGGTAGCTGCCGGACGGCAGCCGCTCGACGAGCCGGTGGAGCAGCTCGTACGCGCCGTCCTCGTCGTCCACGAAGTGCAGCAGGGCGAGGAGCGACAGGGCGATGGGCCGGGTGAAGTCCAGGACATTGCCCGCCCGTTCGAGGATGCTCTCCGGGTCGCGCGCGTCGGCCTGGATGTACGCGGTGGCGCCCTCGGGGGTGGAACGCAGCAGCGCCTCGGCGTGGGCGAGGACGATGGGGTCGTTGTCGCAGTAGACGACCCGGGACTCCGGCGCGACCTGCTGGGCGATCTGGTGCAGGTTGGGCTCGGTCGGGATCCCGCTGCCGATGTCGAGGAACTGGCGGACGCCGCCCGCGCCCAGCCAGCGGGTGGCCCGGTGCATGAACGCGCGGTTGACCCGGGCCATGTCGCGGCCGCGGGAGTCGAGGGTGAGGAGCTGCCTGGCCATCTCCTCGTCGACCGGATAGTTGTCCTTGCCGCCCAGGAACCAGTCGTACATGCGGGCCGGGTGCGGCTTGCTGGTGTCGATCCGGGTCATGTCGCGCTCCCCCTGGTCGGTGTGGGCGGTCGTGGGGCCGTGTGGTGTGGGTCGGGGCGGGTCGTGGGTGGGGCGGGGGTCAGGTGAGGAGGAAGTCGGCCTTGCCCGACTTGGCTCCCTGGATGAACGCGGCGATCTCCCCGTGGGTGTAGATCAGCGCGGGTCCGTCGGGGTCGGCGGACTGGCGGACCGCGACCCGACCGTCGGCGAGCTTCATCGCCTCGACGCAGTTGCCGCCGTTGCCGCCGCTCCACGGCTTGTGCCACCCCTCGGCGCCGAGCTCGGCGGCGGGCATGCCGTTGTATATGCGCTCTGCGCTATCCATTCACAGCTCCTTGCGGAAACCCCTGAGGATTTCCTTCGTACGTTGTGCCGTGGCGGCCTGGGCCGCCATGCGGTCCATGACCTCGAGGTGGGAGGCCACCTCGGGGCGCGCGTCGAGATAGACCGCGCCGGTCAGGTACTCGCTGTAGACCATGTCCGGCAGTTCCGGTACGGCGAAGCGGAAGAGGACGAACGGTCCGTAGGTGCCGGGGTGGTGACCGGTCGCGAACTCGGCGACCTGGAGGGTGACGTTCGGCAGCTCGGCCGCCTCCAGCAGCCGGTCGATCTGCGCCCGCATCACGGCGGGGCCGCCGCCCACGGGACGGCGCAGCACCGTCTCGTCCATGATCACCCAGAACTTCGGCGCGTCGGGGCGGGTGAGCAGGGACTGCCGCTCCATACGGAGCGCCACGTGGCGCTCGATGGCGTCGTCCGCGACCTGGCCCACGGCTCCCCCGCGCAGGATGGCGCGGGCGTACTCCTCGGTCTGGAGGAGGCCGGGCACGAACTGCGGCTCGTAGGCCCGGATGACGCTCGCGGCGCCCTCCAGGCTGACGTACATGCTGAACCAGCCGGGCAGGACGTCGTGGAAGCGCTGCCACCAGCCGGGCTTGTTGGCGTCCTCGGCCAGCCGGACGAAGCCGTCCGCCTCGTCGGCGGGCACCCCGTAAGCCTGCAGCAGCAGCTGCACGTAGGG
Proteins encoded in this window:
- a CDS encoding hydroxysqualene dehydroxylase produces the protein MHRTGTTRRAFVAGATAVTGAAGLGALPTASARAAGRAAPGPAAPGSVAVLGGGVAGLTAAHELAERGFAVTVYERRALGGKARSMDVPGSARGGRRPLPAEHGFRFIPGIYHNLPDTMRRIPFPGNARGVFDNLVAPGEMMFARTGREDLRMPIPWPGHRPERLTLDEIRRALTALVETATGLPLHEGAYFVNRALVFLTSCDERRDEVWEHTPWWDFTRAARMSETYQRILAIGVTRNIVATKAEEASTRTVGTLGEAFVFNALGRGADGPPDRILNAPTNEAWIDPWEAHLRSLGVEFRIGWTLREVRYGDGRVTGAVVEDPGGARTTVTADHYVCALPVEHARRTWGAALRAADPQLVRCDRLQTDWMTGIQFYLTERPPMVHGHVNCIDSPWSLTAIAQAEHWRGRDFPADYGDGTAVDCLSVDISEWDKPGILYGKTAKQCTREQVAREVWAQLKAALNDTGRTVLKDGALHSWFLDPGVDGLGTPNPTNEDELLIHPVGTFHHRPSAATAIPNFFLAGDYVSVGIDLATMEGANAAARQAVNALLDRTGSDAARCAVKPLFRAPEIEALKRHDRTRYRLGLRNALDLG
- a CDS encoding 6-phospho-beta-glucosidase: MKLTILGGGGFRVPLVHRALLGDHAEGRVTRVTLYDVDAGRLAAIGGVLAEQAAGVPDAPEVTATTDLDEALRGADFAFSAIRVGGLAGRAADERVALAEGVLGQETVGAGGIAYGLRTVPVAVSVARRIAEVAPDAWVINFTNPAGLVTEAMSRVLGDRVIGICDSPVGLGRRVARLLGADPDRAFLDYAGLNHLGWLRGVRVDGRDELPRLLADPEALGSFEEGRLFGPEWLRSLGAVPNEYLHYYYFNREAVLAYREARRTRGAYLREQQEAFYGSPSLATWRATLAEREATYMAANREAAGAGERAEEDLEPGGYEQVALALMRAVARDERTTLILNVRNGTTLPVLDADAVVEVPCVVGAGGAHPLSVSPLPDHAVGLVTAVKAAEREVLAAAESGSRQAAVKAFALHPLVDSVSVARRLLDAYVNEHPALGYLA
- a CDS encoding M64 family metallopeptidase, translating into MVAQRLGRAAALIGAACLLTTALVDTPPATAGERPPVTEAATVVPVQTTGPADRRFNLVLLGDGYTAGQLPEFRADVDKHLNVLWSVEPFASYRSYVNVWAVEVPSAESGVDCDPGLDAPRRNTPLGMAFWGGCDANSVQRLLTVDSGAANALADLVPGATAANRQIVALANSDTYGGAGGTYATASGGNALSSLITPHEIGHSLGKLQDEYDYYGRGVPGGTHEGGEPPSAHHTVLTEQQMRQQRAKWWRWLGEESESGGVIGRHEGGLYSTKGVWRPSRHSIMKTLGYAFDQVGREVMVRAISSKVNLVQGHTPNAAPVGADRTVWVETLHPVGGELDVAWRLDGRPVRSAAGARTIDLRRLDVPRGRHTLTATVTDPTPFVRDPAVRASAALTRTVTWTVDTSVVTGPDSVAAAFTGHTATDTPVGARSVVYADTTHPADRTLAVHWRLDGRRVANPGNDRDLDLSALRLRPGRTHTLTARIAGTDRELRWTVDATAASASYELSEPLRTVHRPGRPVEYVYDGPFTMRLTARDDQDGYVVSQFRVNGDGWYTYYGWPTDADAPFRFTPGGTEIDGLVYGKLGTPRVVPWDDATPEYGTHTVEYRTIDAAGNTGPAKRFLVTLVRPAGR
- a CDS encoding SAM-dependent methyltransferase — protein: MTRIDTSKPHPARMYDWFLGGKDNYPVDEEMARQLLTLDSRGRDMARVNRAFMHRATRWLGAGGVRQFLDIGSGIPTEPNLHQIAQQVAPESRVVYCDNDPIVLAHAEALLRSTPEGATAYIQADARDPESILERAGNVLDFTRPIALSLLALLHFVDDEDGAYELLHRLVERLPSGSYLVLSHVTGDFDPENAEKARAMYKQRGLTLRPRTREEFTRFFDGLELAEPGVSLTADWHPELGEVVPVAGDAPIPGYAGVARKP
- a CDS encoding DUF397 domain-containing protein — protein: MDSAERIYNGMPAAELGAEGWHKPWSGGNGGNCVEAMKLADGRVAVRQSADPDGPALIYTHGEIAAFIQGAKSGKADFLLT
- a CDS encoding helix-turn-helix domain-containing protein, with product MSEPRSAPTVGQVVLGKRLQDLRERAGLKREEAAKVLRVAPATVRRMETAEVALKIPYVQLLLQAYGVPADEADGFVRLAEDANKPGWWQRFHDVLPGWFSMYVSLEGAASVIRAYEPQFVPGLLQTEEYARAILRGGAVGQVADDAIERHVALRMERQSLLTRPDAPKFWVIMDETVLRRPVGGGPAVMRAQIDRLLEAAELPNVTLQVAEFATGHHPGTYGPFVLFRFAVPELPDMVYSEYLTGAVYLDARPEVASHLEVMDRMAAQAATAQRTKEILRGFRKEL